A section of the Oncorhynchus gorbuscha isolate QuinsamMale2020 ecotype Even-year linkage group LG06, OgorEven_v1.0, whole genome shotgun sequence genome encodes:
- the LOC124038709 gene encoding dorsal root ganglia homeobox protein-like, with protein sequence MFYFHCPPQLDGECCRTNTLNTNGFPNHSSAGDFDDGFLRRKQRRNRTTFTLQQLEALEAVFTQTHYPDVFTREELAMKINLTEARVQVWFQNRRAKWRKTQRGSTDPDGGKEQINEGGPPPSRSLNSQSPVDQSRKQKEPLEMQQSINRAVGSGGPFFPSCLPGTLLNSATYAHALSHVATMKGGGLCSCCVPDPMGLSFLPPYGCQGNRTASVAALRMKAREHSEAVLQSANLLGNGHGHGAGVGGLPRVGVSGDGLKRPRMEPALGVISGSVSGVSGAVGGGAGGGLTLSPGSKAPTQGRGSDMHPLCPKEPLEKK encoded by the exons ATGTTTTATTTCCACTGTCCCCCTCAGCTGGATGGAGAATGTTGTCGGACTAATACAT TGAACACCAACGGGTTTCCCAACCATTCGTCAGCAGGTGATTTTGATGACGGCTTTCTGCGGAGGAAACAGCGTAGAAATAGAACAACATTTACACTGCAACAG TTGGAGGCTTTGGAGGCTGTGTTCACGCAGACTCACTACCCCGATGTTTTCACACGTGAGGAACTGGCCATGAAGATCAACCTGACTGAGGCACGTGTCCAG GTGTGGTTCCAGAATCGTAGGGCCAAGTGGAGGAAGACTCAGAGAGGGAGTACAGACCCCGACGGAGGTAAGGAGCAGATTAACGAGGGAGGCCCTCCTCCGTCCAGGAGTCTGAACTCCCAGTCTCCTGTGGACCAGAGCAGGAAACAGAAGGAACCTCTGGAGATGCAGCAGAG tataAACCGAGCAGTAGGTTCTGGTGGGCCGTTCTTCCCATCCTGTCTACCAGGGACCCTCCTGAACTCAGCCACCTATGCCCATGCGCTGTCGCATGTTGCCACAATGAAGG GAGGTGGTCTGTGCTCTTGCTGTGTTCCTGACCCCATGGGCCTGTCCTTCTTGCCCCCCTACGGTTGTCAGGGTAACCGTACAGCCAGCGTGGCAGCCCTGCGGATGAAGGCCCGTGAGCACTCCGAGGCCGTCCTGCAGTCAGCCAACCTGCTGGGAAATGGCCATGGGCATGGCGCTGGAGTAGGAGGCCTGCCCAGGGTCGGGGTATCCGGGGATGGGTTGAAAAGGCCTAGGATGGAACCTGCCCTGGGAGTCATATCTGGATCAGTGTCTGGTGTTTCTGGAGCCGTGGGGGGAGGAGCAGGGGGCGGACTTACTCTCAGCCCAGGCTCCAAGGCCCCGACTCAGGGTAGAGGGTCTGACATGCACCCCCTCTGTCCCAAGGAACCACTGGAgaaaaagtga